Part of the Pseudodesulfovibrio mercurii genome is shown below.
GAGCCCGGCGACCCATTTCTCGACGATGCCGCGCATCTCGGCGTGCCGCGCGAAGCGGCGTTCGATGCCTTCCTCATTGACGATGCGGTCGAGCTGATACCACATCATGTTGACCAGGGTGGTGTTGGGGGTGGTCAGGGTCTGGTTCTTGCGCGCCCGGTCCAGGTGCTTGATGATGTCGTGGTGATGGCCCTTGTTGGTCACCCTTGCGGCCTTTTCCTCGGCCTCCTTGGAGACGAAACCGATGCCGAACCCGGCGGGCAGGGCCAGGGACTTCTGGGTGGCCGTGGAGTACATGGCGGCCCCGGACTCGGACAGGGCTATGTCCGCCCCGCCGAAGATGGACACGCCGTCCACGAGGGGCATGGCCCCGTAGCGGCGGATGAGCGAGCAGATGGCCTTCATGTCGTTGACCACGCCGGTGGAGGTCTCGTTGTGGGTGAAGGAGACCACCTGCGGCTTGAGCTCCTTGAGCTTGTCCTCGAGCACGTTCAGGTCGATGGCCCGGCCGTAGTCGAACTTGAGGTTCTCGGCCTTCTTCCCGTTGCTGGCGGCGATGTTGTAGTACATGTCGCCGAAGGAGCCTACGGACACGTTCAGGATGGTCTCGTCCTCGGCCACCAGGGAGCGGACCGAGGCCTCCATGGCCGTGGAACCGGAGCCCAGGCACAGGATGGGCTCGTAGTCGTCGCCGCACCCGGCGAGCTTGCGCAGGTTCTCGCGGATGGGCACGAAGCGCAGGTCGTTCTCCTTGTCGCGATGCCCGAACTCGGGCAACAAGCCCGCTTCCTTGACATCCTGCCGGATGTAGGTCGGCCCGGTGATGAACAGTTTCAAAGGCGCAAAATTCGGCTTGCTCATAGTCTCTACCCTTCGGTGATTGTGACGGAAAAGAAAAGTCGGCCCCATACCATAAAAAATGTTTTCGATCAGTATAACGGGAGGGGCCGAAAGGCAAGACGGACCGGGATGGGCCCCGATCCCACGG
Proteins encoded:
- a CDS encoding pyridoxal-phosphate-dependent aminotransferase family protein, translated to MSKPNFAPLKLFITGPTYIRQDVKEAGLLPEFGHRDKENDLRFVPIRENLRKLAGCGDDYEPILCLGSGSTAMEASVRSLVAEDETILNVSVGSFGDMYYNIAASNGKKAENLKFDYGRAIDLNVLEDKLKELKPQVVSFTHNETSTGVVNDMKAICSLIRRYGAMPLVDGVSIFGGADIALSESGAAMYSTATQKSLALPAGFGIGFVSKEAEEKAARVTNKGHHHDIIKHLDRARKNQTLTTPNTTLVNMMWYQLDRIVNEEGIERRFARHAEMRGIVEKWVAGLDGFDMFAPEGYRSPTMSTVLCPEGVTAAQLKGTVKEAMRGHGYLMDPGYMKLNNQLEEAGRRLVFRVGHMGDITPDMLTEYLGTLEAELKKL